One part of the Salinivirga cyanobacteriivorans genome encodes these proteins:
- a CDS encoding IS1595-like element ISUnb1 family transposase — MELFKGQNLIEFATRFNSDEKCIEYLAHIKWQDGFRCVKCGHTGSQVRKNHSRTCNKCSHTESATANTLFHKVKFGVQKAFFICFEMATTTKSLSASYVGERFGVTEKTARLFMHKVREAMKSSGNNPMSGNVHIDEFVIGGKEEGKVGRSYHIKKKKVICAVELTDDGKVKRMYSMKIDNYSSKELEKMFDAHISQQAKVTTDQWKGYRPLMSSYDIRQIESDRGSNFKALHTMIHQVKSWIRTTYSWVSTHNINRYLDEFCYRLNRSQMKKNIFNNLVRRMVIADKVKQADLICS, encoded by the coding sequence ATGGAATTATTCAAAGGACAAAACCTCATAGAGTTTGCTACACGCTTTAATTCGGATGAAAAGTGTATTGAATATTTAGCTCATATTAAATGGCAAGATGGATTTAGATGTGTTAAATGTGGTCATACCGGAAGTCAAGTAAGAAAGAATCATTCAAGAACGTGTAATAAGTGTAGTCATACTGAATCAGCAACAGCAAATACACTATTCCACAAAGTTAAATTTGGTGTTCAAAAGGCTTTTTTTATTTGCTTTGAAATGGCAACTACAACCAAAAGTTTATCTGCAAGTTATGTTGGAGAACGCTTTGGGGTTACTGAGAAAACAGCTCGACTGTTTATGCATAAAGTACGGGAAGCGATGAAGTCAAGCGGTAATAACCCAATGAGTGGAAATGTACATATTGATGAGTTTGTAATTGGTGGAAAGGAAGAGGGAAAAGTTGGACGTAGTTACCATATTAAGAAAAAGAAGGTTATATGTGCTGTAGAGCTTACTGATGATGGTAAGGTTAAACGCATGTACTCGATGAAAATAGACAACTACTCATCGAAAGAGCTAGAAAAAATGTTCGATGCGCATATTTCTCAACAGGCAAAGGTAACAACAGATCAATGGAAGGGCTACCGTCCACTCATGTCAAGCTATGATATAAGACAAATCGAGAGTGACAGAGGTTCCAACTTCAAGGCTTTGCACACAATGATTCATCAAGTTAAATCTTGGATAAGAACCACTTACTCATGGGTTAGCACTCACAATATCAACAGGTATCTTGACGAGTTTTGCTACCGACTTAATCGTTCTCAAATGAAAAAGAATATTTTCAATAATTTGGTACGCAGGATGGTTATTGCTGATAAAGTAAAGCAAGCAGATTTAATATGCAGTTAA